Proteins encoded within one genomic window of Burkholderiaceae bacterium:
- a CDS encoding Methionine synthase II (cobalamin-independent): MTQLPARYDHVGSFLRPKYLLEARAQKARGEITPAQLRSVEDRAITEIARFQQDVGLKSITDGEFRRTYFHIDFLDQLGGVKTDIPVTIKKPDGTEELAPPVMKVVDKVRHVRDIQRADFEYLKTQVDAGHTPKVCIPSPTMLHFRGGRGGISKGAYPELDPDFYDDVAQAYGDELRSLAAAGCRYVQMDDTNMAYLCDERMREAARSRGDDPNELPHRYAKFINKVVAQKPAGMLLAMHLCRGNFKSTHAAAGNYEPVAEALLREMDLDAYFMEYDDERSGDFRPLRYLPKGKTAVLGLVTTKVGRLEDKDELKRRIDEAARHAPLEQLALSPQCGFSSTVDGNKVTVEDERNKLRLVIETAREVWGTD, from the coding sequence ATGACCCAGCTTCCCGCCCGCTATGACCATGTCGGCAGCTTCCTGCGCCCGAAGTACCTGCTCGAGGCACGCGCGCAGAAAGCACGGGGCGAGATCACGCCCGCGCAGTTGCGCAGCGTCGAGGACCGCGCAATCACCGAGATCGCGCGGTTCCAGCAGGACGTCGGGCTGAAGAGCATCACCGACGGCGAGTTCCGCCGCACCTACTTCCACATCGACTTTCTGGACCAGCTCGGCGGCGTGAAGACCGACATTCCGGTCACGATCAAGAAGCCCGATGGCACCGAAGAACTCGCGCCGCCGGTGATGAAGGTGGTCGACAAGGTGCGCCATGTGCGCGACATCCAGCGTGCCGACTTCGAATACCTGAAAACCCAGGTCGATGCCGGACATACGCCGAAGGTCTGCATTCCGTCGCCGACGATGCTGCACTTCCGCGGCGGGCGCGGCGGCATCAGCAAGGGTGCCTACCCCGAGCTCGACCCCGACTTCTACGACGACGTGGCCCAGGCCTACGGCGACGAGCTGCGCAGCCTGGCCGCGGCCGGTTGCCGCTACGTGCAGATGGACGACACCAACATGGCGTACCTGTGCGATGAACGCATGCGCGAGGCGGCGCGCAGCCGCGGCGACGACCCGAACGAGCTGCCGCACCGCTACGCGAAGTTCATCAACAAGGTGGTCGCGCAAAAGCCCGCCGGCATGCTGCTGGCGATGCACCTGTGCCGCGGCAACTTCAAGAGCACGCACGCCGCGGCCGGCAACTACGAGCCGGTGGCCGAAGCCTTGCTGCGCGAGATGGACCTGGACGCGTATTTCATGGAGTACGACGACGAGCGCTCCGGCGACTTTCGCCCGCTGCGCTACCTGCCCAAGGGCAAGACGGCGGTGCTGGGCCTGGTCACGACCAAGGTCGGCCGGCTCGAGGACAAGGACGAGCTGAAGCGCCGCATCGACGAGGCGGCGCGCCATGCGCCGCTGGAGCAGCTCGCGCTCAGTCCGCAGTGCGGGTTCAGCAGCACGGTCGACGGCAACAAGGTCACGGTGGAAGACGAGCGCAACAAGCTGCGCCTGGTGATCGAGACCGCGCGCGAGGTCTGGGGTACGGATTGA
- a CDS encoding Vanillate O-demethylase oxygenase subunit, whose translation MFPKNAWYVACNPSEIDARPLGRQICGEKIVFFRGSETQVAALEDFCPHRGVPLSLGRVCDGNIECGYHGAVVGCDGKVVSMPGQRVRGFPPTRSFPVVERHGFVWVWTGDEKLADPAKIPHLEWADHPDWAYGGGLYHVNCSYRLMIDNLMDLTHERYVHKTSIGQSEIDTAPVNTKVDGDVVTTSRFMEGVMPPPFWRANLRGNHMADDVPVDRWQISRFTPPAQVMIEVGVAHAGKGGYHADANDKVYSIVVDFCTPETETSMWYFWGMARNFNPADEALTAAIRDGQAKVFSEDLAVLEAQQANISRYPERRLLMLNIDAGGMHSRRILDRLIAQEADR comes from the coding sequence ATGTTTCCGAAGAATGCCTGGTACGTTGCCTGCAACCCCTCCGAAATCGACGCGCGGCCGCTCGGGCGACAGATTTGCGGCGAGAAGATCGTGTTCTTCCGTGGCAGCGAGACCCAAGTCGCCGCGCTCGAGGACTTCTGCCCGCACCGGGGGGTGCCGCTGTCGCTGGGCCGGGTCTGCGACGGCAACATCGAATGCGGCTACCACGGCGCGGTGGTCGGCTGCGATGGCAAGGTGGTCTCGATGCCGGGCCAGCGCGTGCGGGGGTTCCCGCCGACGCGCAGCTTCCCGGTGGTCGAGCGCCACGGCTTCGTCTGGGTCTGGACCGGCGACGAGAAGCTGGCCGACCCGGCCAAGATCCCGCATCTCGAATGGGCCGACCACCCCGACTGGGCCTATGGCGGCGGGCTGTATCACGTCAACTGCAGCTACCGGCTGATGATCGACAACCTGATGGACCTGACGCACGAACGCTACGTGCACAAGACCAGCATCGGGCAGAGCGAGATCGACACGGCGCCGGTCAACACCAAGGTTGACGGCGACGTGGTCACGACCAGCCGCTTCATGGAAGGCGTGATGCCGCCGCCGTTCTGGCGCGCCAACCTGCGCGGCAACCACATGGCCGACGACGTGCCGGTGGACCGCTGGCAGATCTCGCGCTTCACGCCGCCGGCGCAGGTGATGATCGAGGTCGGCGTCGCTCATGCCGGCAAGGGCGGCTACCACGCCGACGCGAACGACAAGGTCTACAGCATCGTCGTCGACTTCTGCACGCCCGAGACCGAGACCTCGATGTGGTATTTCTGGGGCATGGCGCGCAACTTCAATCCGGCCGACGAGGCGCTGACCGCGGCGATCCGCGACGGCCAGGCCAAGGTGTTCTCGGAAGACCTCGCGGTGCTGGAAGCCCAGCAAGCGAACATTTCCCGCTATCCCGAGCGGCGGCTGCTGATGCTCAACATCGACGCCGGCGGCATGCACTCGCGGCGCATCCTCGACCGGCTGATCGCGCAGGAAGCGGACCGGTGA
- a CDS encoding ABC transporter, substrate-binding protein (cluster 4, leucine/isoleucine/valine/benzoate), with protein MKKRTFLGAAVLAAGALACGAALAQSQPFKIGLILPMTGPQASTGRQIEAAARLYMAQNGDAVDGRKIELVVRDDTSLPDMTKRIAQELVVNDHVDVLAGFGITPAALATAPIATQSKTPEVVMAAATSTIVDASPYIVRTSFTLPQAAVPLADWAVKNGIKSVVTLVSDYGPGIDGEKAFVERFKANGGKVIQSLRVPLRNPDFAPFLQKAQDDHPDALFVFVPSGTGASVMKQFVQRGMAKAGIRLIGTGDITDDDQLNDMGDGALGVITAHHYSAAHPSALNKQFVAAFEKANKGMRPNFMAVGGYDGMHLIYDALKKTNGKGGGDALLAAMRGDAFESPRGPISIDAQTRDIVQNIYLRKVERVNGQLYNVEFETFKDVKDPAKSK; from the coding sequence ATGAAGAAGCGGACATTCCTCGGTGCGGCCGTGCTGGCCGCCGGCGCACTGGCCTGCGGCGCGGCGCTGGCGCAAAGCCAGCCGTTCAAGATCGGCCTGATCCTGCCGATGACCGGGCCGCAGGCGTCGACCGGGCGCCAGATCGAGGCCGCGGCGCGGCTGTACATGGCGCAGAACGGCGACGCGGTCGACGGGCGCAAGATCGAGCTGGTCGTGCGCGACGACACCAGCCTGCCCGACATGACCAAGCGCATCGCGCAGGAGCTGGTGGTGAATGACCATGTCGACGTGCTGGCCGGTTTCGGCATCACGCCGGCGGCGCTCGCCACCGCGCCGATCGCGACCCAGTCCAAGACCCCCGAGGTGGTGATGGCGGCGGCGACCTCGACCATCGTCGACGCGTCGCCGTACATCGTGCGCACCAGCTTCACGCTGCCGCAGGCCGCGGTGCCGCTGGCCGACTGGGCCGTGAAGAACGGCATCAAGTCGGTCGTGACGCTGGTCAGCGACTACGGTCCGGGCATCGACGGCGAGAAGGCGTTCGTCGAGCGGTTCAAGGCGAACGGCGGTAAGGTGATCCAGTCGTTGCGCGTGCCGCTGCGCAATCCCGATTTCGCGCCGTTCCTGCAGAAGGCGCAGGACGATCATCCGGACGCGCTGTTCGTGTTCGTTCCGTCAGGCACCGGCGCATCGGTGATGAAGCAGTTCGTGCAGCGCGGCATGGCCAAGGCCGGCATCCGGCTGATCGGCACCGGCGACATCACCGACGACGACCAGTTGAATGACATGGGCGACGGCGCGCTCGGCGTCATCACCGCGCACCACTATTCGGCAGCGCACCCGTCGGCGCTGAACAAGCAGTTCGTCGCCGCGTTCGAGAAGGCGAACAAGGGCATGCGGCCGAACTTCATGGCGGTCGGCGGCTACGACGGCATGCACCTGATCTACGACGCGCTCAAAAAAACGAACGGCAAGGGCGGCGGCGACGCGCTGCTGGCCGCGATGAGGGGCGACGCGTTCGAGAGCCCGCGCGGGCCGATTTCGATCGACGCGCAGACGCGCGACATCGTGCAGAACATCTACCTGCGCAAGGTCGAGCGCGTGAACGGCCAGCTCTACAACGTGGAGTTCGAGACGTTCAAGGACGTCAAGGACCCGGCCAAGTCCAAGTGA
- a CDS encoding ABC transporter, permease protein 1 (cluster 4, leucine/isoleucine/valine/benzoate): MITILFDGVAYGMLLFVLAVGLAVTLGLMNFINLAHGAFAMAGGYLTVYLMQRAGVPFGVCLLLAFVLVGVLGALLEVTLYRPMYAKPPLDQVLFSIGLVFMAVAAVDYFLGTSQQNLQLPGWLSGRTVVGHGPLQLGMGHYRLFIIVLCGLLTLALQLILGRTRFGSRLRAAVDDPRVASGLGINVNVIFLLTFAAGSGLAGLGGALATEIVGIDPTFPLRYMVYFLIVVAVGGTASITGPLAAALLLGIADVAGKYFIPTLGAFIVYLLMILILLWRPEGLFVRKGGG; this comes from the coding sequence ATGATCACGATCCTGTTCGACGGCGTCGCCTACGGCATGCTGCTGTTCGTGCTGGCCGTTGGCCTCGCGGTCACGCTCGGGCTGATGAACTTCATCAACTTGGCGCACGGCGCGTTCGCGATGGCCGGCGGCTACCTGACCGTGTACCTGATGCAGCGCGCGGGCGTGCCGTTCGGGGTCTGCCTGCTGCTGGCGTTCGTGCTGGTCGGCGTGCTCGGCGCGCTGCTCGAGGTCACGCTGTACCGGCCGATGTACGCGAAGCCGCCGCTGGACCAGGTGCTGTTCTCGATCGGGCTCGTGTTCATGGCGGTTGCCGCGGTCGACTACTTTCTCGGCACCAGCCAGCAGAACCTGCAGCTGCCGGGCTGGCTCAGCGGGCGCACCGTGGTCGGCCACGGGCCGCTGCAGCTCGGCATGGGCCACTACCGACTGTTCATCATCGTGCTGTGCGGACTGCTGACGCTCGCGCTGCAGCTGATCCTCGGCCGCACCCGTTTCGGCAGCCGGCTGCGCGCGGCAGTCGACGATCCGCGCGTCGCCTCGGGCCTGGGCATCAACGTGAACGTGATCTTCCTGCTGACCTTCGCCGCCGGTTCCGGGCTGGCCGGGCTCGGTGGCGCGCTGGCGACCGAGATCGTCGGCATCGACCCGACCTTTCCCTTGCGCTACATGGTGTACTTCCTGATCGTGGTCGCGGTCGGCGGCACCGCGTCGATCACCGGCCCGCTGGCGGCCGCGCTGCTGCTGGGCATCGCCGACGTGGCGGGCAAATACTTCATCCCGACGCTGGGCGCGTTCATCGTCTACCTGCTGATGATCCTGATCCTGCTGTGGCGACCCGAAGGGCTGTTCGTGCGCAAAGGAGGCGGCTGA
- a CDS encoding ABC transporter, permease protein 2 (cluster 4, leucine/isoleucine/valine/benzoate) — protein MTVLVSDPARAELLRLSRWRVWEPLLWLIAFAAPWLLPGQALRISEIAIVALFAVSLDLILGYAGIVSLGHAAFFGFGAYAGALFAKLVMPEPVIGLVVAMALSGLLGFLLSFTILRGTDLTRLMVTLGASLLLLELANKLDWLTGGADGLQGVVIGPVLGHFAFDLRGRTAAWYSLAVLLLLFLLLRRLVHSPFGASLQAIRDNRLRAMAIGIPVRARLVLIYTVAAAVAGAAGALLAQTTGFASLDVLAFDRSADVLLMLVIGGVGWLYGGIVGALVFKILQDSLSTITPEYWMFWIGLILVLLVRVGRDRLLRPWTWWGK, from the coding sequence ATGACGGTGCTCGTGTCGGATCCGGCACGCGCCGAGCTGCTGCGGCTGTCGCGCTGGCGGGTCTGGGAGCCGCTGCTCTGGCTGATCGCGTTTGCCGCGCCGTGGCTGCTGCCGGGGCAGGCGCTGCGCATCAGCGAGATCGCGATCGTCGCGCTGTTCGCGGTCTCGCTCGACCTGATCCTGGGCTACGCCGGCATCGTGTCGCTCGGCCATGCCGCGTTCTTCGGGTTCGGCGCCTACGCCGGCGCGCTGTTCGCGAAACTCGTGATGCCCGAGCCGGTCATCGGCCTGGTCGTGGCGATGGCGCTGTCGGGGCTGCTCGGCTTCCTGCTGAGCTTCACGATCCTGCGCGGCACCGACCTGACGCGGCTGATGGTCACGCTCGGCGCGTCGCTGCTGCTGCTGGAACTGGCGAACAAGCTCGACTGGCTGACCGGCGGCGCCGACGGCCTGCAGGGCGTGGTGATCGGTCCGGTGCTCGGCCATTTCGCGTTCGACCTGCGAGGACGCACCGCGGCCTGGTATTCGCTCGCGGTGCTGCTGCTGCTGTTCCTGCTGCTGCGCCGGCTCGTGCATTCGCCGTTCGGCGCGAGCCTGCAGGCGATCCGCGACAACCGGCTGCGCGCGATGGCGATCGGCATCCCGGTGCGCGCGCGGCTCGTGCTGATCTACACGGTGGCGGCCGCGGTGGCCGGCGCCGCCGGCGCGCTGCTGGCGCAGACCACGGGCTTTGCCTCGCTCGACGTGCTGGCGTTCGACCGTTCCGCCGACGTGCTGCTGATGCTGGTGATCGGCGGCGTCGGCTGGCTGTACGGCGGCATCGTCGGTGCGCTGGTGTTCAAGATCCTGCAGGACAGCCTGTCGACGATTACGCCGGAATACTGGATGTTCTGGATCGGACTGATCCTGGTGCTCTTGGTACGCGTCGGGCGCGATCGTCTGCTGCGCCCTTGGACCTGGTGGGGGAAATGA
- a CDS encoding ABC transporter, ATP-binding protein 1 (cluster 4, leucine/isoleucine/valine/benzoate) — MDHPVVLSCAGLVKRFGGITATDHVDLDLRRGARHALIGPNGAGKTTLVNLLTGVLPPTAGRIVLEGQDVTALAPHRRVRRGMVRTFQINQLFDSMTPLQTVTLVISQQKGIGAQWWRPLGATKDIANQASALLERLHLADVRSQPTHQLAYGKRRLLEIAIALACEPRVLLLDEPVAGVPAGEREELLQTVAALPAEVSVLLIEHDMDLVFSFANRMTVLVNGAVLTEGSPEQIAADPRVRDVYLGQGEGVGEGVAHG; from the coding sequence ATGGACCATCCTGTCGTTCTCTCCTGCGCGGGCCTGGTCAAGCGCTTTGGCGGCATCACCGCGACCGACCACGTCGACCTGGACCTGCGCCGCGGCGCGCGCCATGCATTGATCGGCCCGAACGGCGCCGGCAAGACCACGCTGGTGAACCTGCTCACCGGCGTGCTGCCGCCGACCGCCGGGCGCATCGTGCTCGAAGGGCAGGACGTGACCGCGCTCGCGCCGCACCGGCGCGTGCGCCGCGGCATGGTGCGCACCTTCCAGATCAACCAGCTGTTCGATTCGATGACGCCGCTGCAGACGGTCACGCTCGTGATTTCTCAGCAAAAAGGCATTGGAGCCCAGTGGTGGCGCCCACTGGGTGCTACAAAAGATATAGCAAACCAGGCATCGGCCCTGCTCGAGCGACTGCATCTGGCGGACGTGCGCAGTCAGCCCACGCACCAGCTCGCATACGGCAAGCGGCGACTGCTAGAGATCGCGATTGCGCTCGCCTGCGAGCCGCGCGTGCTGCTGCTCGACGAGCCGGTGGCCGGCGTGCCGGCGGGCGAGCGCGAGGAACTGCTGCAGACCGTGGCCGCGCTGCCGGCCGAGGTGTCGGTGCTGCTGATCGAGCACGACATGGACCTGGTGTTCAGCTTCGCGAACCGCATGACGGTGCTGGTCAACGGCGCGGTGCTGACCGAGGGCAGCCCCGAGCAGATCGCCGCCGATCCGCGCGTGCGCGACGTCTACCTCGGCCAGGGCGAGGGCGTGGGCGAAGGGGTGGCCCATGGCTGA
- a CDS encoding ABC transporter, ATP-binding protein 2 (cluster 4, leucine/isoleucine/valine/benzoate): protein MAELLQVEHLSAGYGEAVVLQDVSLALDEGRTLALLGRNGTGKTTLIDTLAGTTRQHGGTITLAGSALQGLAPFRRAAAGIGWVPQERNIFKSLTVHENLTAVQRPARAGARAWTPERVYAMFPRLAERRGNLGTQLSGGEQQMLAVGRALVLNPRVLLLDEPLEGLAPIIVEELLRAIRQITREEGLAAIIVEQHPQAILAISDNAIVLDRGAVVHAGAARELREQPALLDRLLGVARA from the coding sequence ATGGCTGAGCTGCTGCAGGTGGAGCACTTGAGCGCCGGCTACGGCGAGGCGGTGGTGCTGCAGGATGTCTCGCTCGCGCTGGACGAGGGCCGGACGCTCGCGCTGCTCGGCCGCAACGGCACCGGCAAGACCACGCTGATCGACACGCTGGCCGGCACCACGCGCCAGCACGGCGGCACGATCACGCTCGCCGGCAGCGCGCTGCAAGGGCTCGCGCCGTTCCGGCGCGCGGCCGCGGGAATCGGCTGGGTGCCGCAGGAGCGCAACATCTTCAAGTCGCTGACCGTGCACGAGAACCTGACCGCGGTGCAGCGGCCGGCGCGCGCCGGCGCTCGCGCGTGGACGCCGGAGCGGGTCTACGCGATGTTTCCGCGGCTGGCCGAACGCCGCGGCAACCTGGGCACGCAGCTGTCGGGCGGCGAGCAGCAGATGCTCGCGGTCGGCCGCGCGCTGGTGTTGAACCCGCGCGTGCTGCTGCTCGACGAGCCGCTCGAAGGGCTGGCGCCGATCATCGTCGAGGAACTGCTGCGCGCGATTCGCCAGATCACGCGCGAGGAGGGGCTGGCCGCGATCATCGTCGAGCAGCATCCGCAGGCGATCCTCGCGATCTCCGACAACGCCATCGTGCTCGATCGCGGCGCCGTGGTGCATGCCGGCGCCGCGCGGGAGCTGCGCGAGCAGCCGGCGCTGCTCGACAGGCTGCTGGGCGTGGCACGCGCCTGA
- a CDS encoding Transcriptional regulator ligR, LysR family, giving the protein MDLKQIEAFVRVAELGSFTRAAAVLGVAQPALSRQVRLLEVELRQNLLKRNGRGAAPTEAGRLLLEHGRGILHQVERAREELGRLRGALTGRVALGLPPSVAKVLTVPLTRAARARLPAATLSINEGLSAAMREALVTGRLDVALLYNAVASPDIEITPLLEEDLFLVERRTTARSRAAPIRLRELAKIPLVIPTRPNAMRMLVESELARLGCQAQVALEIDGVAAILDLVADGAGCAVLPMNAVATAGDPTRFHTRAIHAPRLRSRLAMAASALRPATLTQQAMQGLIRETLGTVFTPPE; this is encoded by the coding sequence ATGGATCTGAAACAGATCGAAGCCTTCGTGCGCGTCGCCGAACTCGGCAGCTTTACCCGTGCCGCCGCGGTGCTCGGCGTCGCGCAGCCGGCGCTGAGCCGCCAGGTGCGGCTGCTCGAAGTCGAACTGCGGCAGAACCTGCTCAAGCGCAATGGGCGCGGCGCGGCGCCGACCGAGGCGGGACGGCTGCTGCTCGAGCACGGCCGCGGCATCCTGCACCAGGTCGAGCGCGCGCGCGAGGAACTGGGGCGGCTGCGCGGCGCGCTGACCGGCCGCGTCGCGCTCGGACTGCCGCCGAGCGTCGCGAAGGTGCTGACCGTGCCGCTGACGCGCGCGGCGCGCGCGCGCCTGCCGGCGGCCACGCTGTCGATCAACGAAGGCCTGTCGGCCGCGATGCGCGAGGCGCTGGTCACCGGGCGGCTCGACGTGGCGCTGCTCTATAACGCGGTGGCTAGCCCGGACATCGAGATCACGCCGCTGCTCGAGGAGGACCTGTTCCTGGTCGAGCGCCGCACCACGGCCCGCAGCCGCGCCGCGCCGATCCGGCTGCGCGAGCTGGCCAAGATCCCGCTGGTGATCCCGACCCGCCCGAATGCGATGCGCATGCTGGTCGAGTCCGAACTGGCGCGGCTCGGCTGCCAGGCGCAGGTCGCGCTCGAGATCGACGGGGTCGCGGCGATCCTGGACCTGGTCGCCGACGGCGCCGGCTGCGCGGTGCTGCCGATGAACGCGGTCGCGACCGCGGGCGACCCGACGCGGTTCCATACGCGGGCGATCCATGCGCCGCGGCTGCGCAGCCGGCTCGCGATGGCGGCGAGCGCGCTGCGGCCGGCGACGCTGACGCAGCAGGCGATGCAGGGGCTGATCCGCGAGACGCTGGGCACGGTGTTCACGCCGCCCGAGTGA
- a CDS encoding 4-hydroxybenzoate transporter produces MSSAAQASVDVIDVQQFLNSHRISAYQWLIFALSFLIVLMDGFDTAAIGFIAPSLLGEWGIAKSALAPVLSAALFGLAFGALGAGPLADRFGRKGVLAAAVGVMGVASLVSAGAGNLTELTLWRFVTGLGLGAAMPNAVTLMNEYCPDSKRSFITNSMFCGFPVGSAFGGFFAAWMIPHFGWRSLLVLGGVVPLVLMVLMVVLMPESVRYMVARGYPVDRIRRVLARISSTAQGVASFVLHELQGTDAAEVETRQGLRLVLSMRFLVGTLMLWIAYFMGLVIVYGLVNWMPVLFKEAGIAPSQAAVIAALFQLGGVGAILFGLLMDRFNANLIIAAGYLFTAIAVGLIGQALGAGLVTLVVAVFIAGLMMNAAQSSMQALAAAYYPTSGRATGVSWMLGIGRFGGIAGSFLVAELAQRHLALPEVFVVVGIPGLIAALALFVKDRFVPNAEPARRSIRAVGAH; encoded by the coding sequence GTGAGCAGTGCCGCACAGGCCAGCGTCGATGTCATCGACGTGCAGCAATTCCTGAACAGCCACCGGATTTCGGCTTACCAATGGCTGATCTTCGCGCTGTCATTTCTGATCGTGCTGATGGACGGATTCGATACCGCCGCCATCGGTTTCATCGCGCCGTCCCTGCTCGGTGAATGGGGTATCGCCAAGTCCGCGCTCGCGCCGGTGCTGAGCGCCGCGCTGTTCGGCCTCGCGTTCGGTGCGCTCGGCGCGGGACCGCTGGCCGACCGCTTCGGCCGCAAGGGCGTGCTGGCGGCGGCGGTCGGCGTGATGGGCGTCGCGTCGCTGGTTTCCGCCGGCGCCGGCAACTTGACCGAGCTGACCCTCTGGCGCTTCGTCACCGGCCTCGGGCTCGGCGCTGCGATGCCCAACGCGGTGACGCTGATGAACGAGTATTGCCCAGACAGCAAGCGCTCGTTCATCACGAACAGCATGTTCTGCGGTTTTCCGGTCGGCTCGGCGTTCGGCGGGTTCTTCGCAGCGTGGATGATTCCGCACTTCGGCTGGCGCAGCCTGCTGGTGCTCGGCGGCGTGGTGCCGTTGGTCCTGATGGTGCTGATGGTCGTGCTGATGCCCGAGTCGGTCCGCTACATGGTCGCACGCGGTTACCCGGTGGATCGCATCCGCAGGGTTCTGGCGCGGATTTCATCGACCGCGCAGGGCGTCGCTTCGTTCGTGCTGCATGAATTGCAAGGCACGGACGCGGCCGAAGTCGAAACCCGGCAGGGTCTGCGGCTGGTGCTGTCGATGCGATTTCTGGTCGGCACGCTGATGCTGTGGATCGCCTACTTCATGGGCCTGGTCATCGTGTACGGCCTGGTCAACTGGATGCCGGTGCTGTTCAAGGAAGCCGGGATCGCTCCGTCCCAGGCGGCCGTGATCGCCGCGTTGTTCCAGCTGGGCGGCGTCGGTGCCATTCTGTTCGGCTTGCTGATGGACCGATTCAATGCTAATTTGATCATTGCCGCCGGCTACCTGTTCACTGCGATTGCGGTCGGCCTGATCGGCCAGGCGTTGGGTGCAGGCCTAGTGACCCTGGTGGTGGCGGTGTTCATTGCGGGCTTGATGATGAATGCGGCGCAGTCGTCGATGCAGGCTTTGGCCGCGGCGTACTATCCGACGTCGGGACGCGCGACCGGCGTGTCGTGGATGCTGGGTATCGGCCGGTTCGGGGGCATCGCCGGGTCGTTCCTGGTGGCGGAGTTGGCGCAGCGGCATCTGGCGCTTCCCGAGGTGTTCGTCGTCGTCGGTATCCCGGGGCTGATCGCGGCGCTCGCACTGTTCGTCAAGGACCGGTTCGTGCCGAACGCTGAGCCGGCGCGGCGCTCGATACGCGCTGTCGGCGCGCATTGA